DNA sequence from the Microcebus murinus isolate Inina chromosome 18, M.murinus_Inina_mat1.0, whole genome shotgun sequence genome:
CTGCTGCTGGTCCAGCTGGGCGACCTTGGCCTTGAGCTCTGCATTTTCACTTTCGATGATGGTGATCACGTCCAGATACTCGCTCTTCTGCTTGCGGAGCAGTTCTTTGTATTCCTCCCTCAGGACCCTGATAGCTTGTGCCTGCTCCAGGCAGGAGGCCCCCCTGATCAGCCAGGACTCCTTGTAGAACTGGAGCTCCTTTTCATACTCCAGTCGAATTTTGCAAGCTGCATAACACACCTGAGCCTGAATAATTGCATCTTGAACCAATAATGAAGAATACTGACCAAGGCCTCCCAAACAAGTGACATGTGAGAGATTCTGGGATGCCTGAAGAAGCTTCTGACAATCTCTCAGCGACTGCACAGGAGGCAGAGATGGTAAAGCAGCAGCTATCTCCTCTAAGACGCGGGCCTTTTCCTTTAGCTGCTGGGCGAGCTCTTCCTGAATAGCAACAAGGGACCCTGAGCTCTGGTCAAACGAATGAAAGGGCTCCTGGGAGCCGTTTGAGTCTTGGCTCAGTACATCTCCTGAGGAGCTCAGGGCCCAGGACGTCGGCGCGCCGTCTTCACCACCCGCCGGAAGCCTGAGGGATTCTGAAACCTGCTGCATCACTCTCTCAAAGTCTGGGGTCTTGTAGGCTCCCAGGAGCTCCCTCAGTAGGTGCTTGTGCTGCTGCAGGGCTGTCTGGGTCCCCTGCAGGGTTTCCTGGACGCTCTGCAACCTACGGTGGAGCGACTCCCTCACCGACTGTGCGGCAAAGCTGAGCTCCGCTCTGACCCACGTGGCATCAGCCAGGACGGGAGCCAGGCCTTGCGGGACGGTCTGCTGTCCGCCTCCTGATGCATCAactgcctcgcctcccagagtccCCAAGTGCTTTCTCAGAAACTCGACCTGGCTCCAGAACTCGCCATCCACCAGCACCTTCTTGGCCCAGGCATCTGCGGGGGCCCCAGTAGAGGCTGTGGCACCCTCAGACTCCAACAACAGCTTTCCTGACTGAGAAATCTCGTGGAGAACATGTGAGATATCTGATGTTGTGTTCTTTAAAGAGTCTGCTATCTGGCTGATCAGCGAGGCCTCCAGAGCTATTTGATCGGAAAGGAGCCTCACCTGCTCCTGCTCAGTCAGTTCGGGCTGGGAAGGTTGCCGCTGGGGGGCTGGCACCCCATTCTCCACGGAGCTGCCCTCCTCCACCTGGGCATGGGCCCCGCTGTCGGCGGGGGCTGGCCTGTGCCGCAGGGCTTGGATGGCACTGACAAGTGCGCTCTCCATGCTGGCCAGGGAGGCCGCCCGCGCATCCTGCTCATCTTCCTGACTGGCTCTCGGCAGAGATCTCAGCTGTTCTCGGCAGTTTTCCAAGCAAGTCAGGGCCTGACTATTTTTCACCTGGAAGTTCCCAAGCTCCCCAACATGACCTTCAACCCTCCTGGCCCTCTCTTGCCTCTCCTGCTCCAGCTGGGAGGTCAATGCACTGACTTGGAGCAGGCTGGCATGGAGCTGCTCACGGAGCTGGGCCTCGGTGCCAGCCCACTGGTGGTGCAGTGCAAGCAGCGCCTCCTGGCTCTGGCCCTGCTGGCTCTCCAGCCTGATGGTCACATCTTTGAGCTTCTCCTCTGTGACATAGAGCTTGGTCTCTAGGGAGTGTATGATGGACAGGTACATCTCAGAGTCACCAGTGGCAGGCAGTGCGCTGGGTGCAGCCTCAGAGGACATGCTTTCCTCCGAGGGTGACCGGTCCTGGCTGGTGTCGGAAGATGTGCTGCTGGTCCAGGTCTTCTCAGACCCTTCAGGGTGGACATATCTCTGGCACTGGATTGTGGAGAACCGGATCCTCTGCCTTTTCACACCATGCGCCCCCTGGTCGGGTCTGGCTGTGCTCTGCAGGTGCCCCTCCCTGTCAGGCACCTCCACCAACTTCGGGGGTAGCATGTTCTCTTCCCCGCCAGGGCTGCCATCCCCATACCCCTCCCCCAGGCCATCCTCCTCAAGCCTTGCATGTGGGGAGCCCAGAGGTGCCCCTATGGCTTGGAGCTGTTGGCCCAGGAGTGAAATGCCATCCTCCTCCGTTTCGTCCGGGGCATTCTGTGGCTCTTCCATGTCTTTTGAAGATTCATTTGCAAATTTCCTTAAAATCTCTTCCTTTGCCTGAAGCTTAATTTCTGTTTCCTCTAAGCTGCTCCCCAAGACAACCATTTTAACCAAAGCCTCATTGAGGTCCTGATCTTTCTTTTCCAGAACCTTCTCGTGTACTTCCTTGATgtgctccagctcctcctccttctctttcagCAGAACGTGCATGCTCTGGAGCTGGCTGGAGACCCTCTGGTAGGAGCGCTCTAGGCTTTGGCAGTCAGCCTCTCTTCCCCTCAGCTTCTCCTGGAGCTCAGCCATGTCCCCATCAGATGCGGTCACACGCTCAGTCAGCTCTTGGAACTGCTGCCTGAGGAGGTCCCGCTCGTCACAGAGGCTCTGCACATGCTCAGTGAGCCTGCGAATGCTGCTCTCACGGGCCGCCAGCTGCTCCTCCAGCTGGTGCACCTGCTCACTGCCCTCAAACGTGGCGCTCAGCTTCTCCTTCTGGAGGGCACCCACGTGCTGGGCGTGGCCCTGCAGCTGGTCCTCGTAGGTGCTGGCCTTGTCTTCCACCTCCTTCAGGTTCTGCAGCAGCACCTGCTTCTCCTTCTCGTAGCTCTCCAGCAGCAGCTCGTAGTTCCTCTGTAGCTTCTCCTCCATCAGCCGCTGGGCCTGCTCGCTGGCGCTGAGCTGCTGGCTGAGGTCAGTGATGCGCTCCTGCAGCCTCTGCACTTCCTTCTGCCGGTCCTGCTGCAACGCCTGCTGCGTCTCCAGGTCCCGCAGCTCCTGTGTCTTCTCCAGCAGCAGAGCCTCAGCGCTCTTGAGCTTCTGCTCACTGGCCCTCAGCTGGCCACTCAGCGCCGCCTCGCTGTGCTGCCGCTCCTCCAGCTGCTCACGGACCCTGCCCTGCTCCCGCTTCAGGTCGCCCTTGAGCTTGGCCAGTGCCTGCTCCTTGATGACCAGCTCGGCGGCGGCATTGCTGAGCCGCGTCTGCAGGCTCCGGATCTCGGCCTCGTGGTGCCGGATTGCATCCTTGGCCTCCCCATAGCTACGTTTCAGGGTCTGAATCTGGTGCGTGATCAGCTCCTGGCGCTGGCACTGGGCTTCGAGCTCACTTTGGAGGTCTTGGTTGACTCTATGGAGCCTCTGCCAGGCGCCCGATGGGGAGGTGGCCACTTCAGTCTTAAAAAAACCGATTAAATACTGGTTAGTAACACTCGGGCCTCCCAGTTCTGAGTGTCACACCTCTGGCCAGGAACAACCACAGAAAATCTCCTTGGTGTGTTTAGCTTTTATGCTCcgcacatttttttccccattaacaaaatccaacaaatcatcttaatttttttggggggaggggagagtaaATAGCTGCTTCCAGGTAAACAGAAACATggacaataacatcaaaaaacaGCTTTAACTGAACAGCTTCTAGGataaataaaccaaacaaaactGAATAATGGAACACACTGAGAAGCAAAACGAGACTAAAGGACAGAGAGCCGCGCGCAGAGGGACAGACAGGAGGAGCGGAGCACCTGCAGCTGTCTGTCTGTTTGCAAATAACAAGTACATGGTTCTTTACACCAAACCCTAAAAAAGTGCAGGATGTAAGGTGTAAGTAAATGATGTCACTTCCTTctaagagagggagagaaggaaggaaggtaacGCTTGGGAGATGTCAGTAAGGTGACATCTGAACATTTTCCTTTGCAAAGTGTACCCAGTCCTCCACAGTAACAGGAAGAACTTATCTCTACCTGCAAGAAGACAaaacaagggaagaaatggaAACCATGGAGAAGAATATGAtaaccaacaaaacaaacaaacctttgCGAAGTTCAAAATAAGAAAGTGAAGCacgcaaaaaataaataaataaaacaaaacataaatgaaatgaaattcccCAAACTGAAAGGCATGCAGAATAGACACAACTCATACAGTGAAGGGGAACCAACACAGACAATACTGAGACGAGCCCAGAATGGAATTCGGCCCGACTGTGCCCCTCTCGGTGTACTGGCCGGGGAAGCCACAGATGTGACACTCAGTTATGTTAAGTTCAAATCACACTCCACCATCAGCATCCACACCATGCATGCGTGTCCCAGCAGCATAACGCCCACCCCAGCGGCTGCTCCTCCTGGCCCTTAACCCCAAAGACCCATTGCTCACTGTTGGTTATAAGCATTTCTAAAGCTCAAAGGGTGGTGAAAAGTGACAAGTTATTAGCTTAGCACGAAGGTATTAGACCAGCTTTGCCCAGTGACCCAGAGGGGCTTCTGCGTAGGCTCATGTGACTGCCCACATTAGACATGGAGGCAAGCTCTTAGGTTAGCAATGTGCAAAGTCTGCTGCTGGtacaggctgagtatcccttatccataATGCTTGGGACaaaaagtgttttggattttaaaatatttgcattatacttaggGGATGGGCATCCCAAATCTGAACATCTAAAATCTGAAACgcttcaatgagcatttcctttgggCATAATGTCAGTGCTCAAAGTTTTGAATTTCAGAGCATTATGGATTTCCGAATATGGGATGCTCAACCTGCATCTTTACCCCTGAGTTGAAGTCAATTCTTATAGTATGGGGGCCCATTCAAGGCTTTGAAAGATGCTCCCAAGCCCTGTGGGGCCTGTGCGAAGGACCCAGGGAGAGGCCCAACACTGCCATTCCTGGTGCCCAAGAGTGTGAACTGGGTCAGGCAGTGATGACAgcggaggaggctggggaggagggtccAGGACacatgggagagaaagaaagagaaggctcAAGGTACATGCAGCAAAAGAAACAGCACAGAGAGAAGCAGGTAGGCAGACTGGTCAGAGTGCTCCTGGGATACCTCTCAGACCAGGGCCAGTGCACAGTGGTCTGAAACGTCAACACTCAACTCATCACTGAGACTCTGGGTCTTCAAAAGCCAAAAGGACCTTAACGGCCCACCAGGTCCAAGCCTACAAAGCAGAGGACTACTGCTGCAGGGGAAAGGACATTTGCACTTCCTTTTGGGTTCTGTTGCAGGGCCAGAACTCGAACCCAGGACCTTGACTCTAATGCCATATCCTCAGCCCTCATGAGAACTAGGCTCCCCAGTCTGTCACCCTGTTTCAAATCTCCCCCAGCACTTAGTCATCAATCTCCCAAAAGCATGACAGCTTCACGGGGGCAGAACATATCTGTTTTGCCCCAGAaatagcacagggcctggcaggctGCAAGACAGTTCACCCATGTGGGCCTGCCCTGGTGCCAGGCTAACTCCTGCCCCATGACAACCCACGTTCAGCCTACTGGCCCTTGTGAAGCTGGCTGCTAGCTAGGAGCCTGTGGTGCACAGATCTTGGTGGAGGTGTGCTGGCTGTGGGCTGTCGGCACAGGACCCATGCTGCCACTGCCTCATCTCCCTTCTAGGCTGGGCTGGCCAGGTTGGCTCAAGGCTAGGTGGTCCCACTGTCCCCCTAACACTTCAGCCTTGGCAGAAAGTAGAAAGTGGGACCACAGGGCTGGTGGTAATAGCCTTGGGCGTGCCTGCAGGTGTGATACAAACAAAGGCAGGGAGGATTCAGCTCTAGCTCTGTCTTTAACTTGCTGTTGGTCATGAGCAGCCACGTGGCTCGCTGTGTGATTCAGTCTGTACAGTGGGCAACACCGCTATGGTGGAagcaattataaatttataattataaatggcACGCAAatgtatgtttataataaatCTATCTCAGCTACTTTCAGATCCAAAAGCAGAGACTACCAAAATgattttattaccaaaaaaagtCCTTAGATACAGAAGTTTCAGACAGGTCCCCCAAATGTCATACTAAGAGGGAGCTCCCCCCAGCACACTGCGAGCCCTGGCCTCATGGCAGAGGAGCCCAGAGGCATGCGCTTGAGGAGGTGGCCCCTGCCCAGGCAGGTTTTGCACATTCCTAGCCTGCCTGGCCTGAGCCCAAGCCCTGCACACAGAAGCCCTCGAGCACCATGTGGTCCCTGCCCACCCTACCTGCAGCACGTAGCCCTCCCGGGCGCTCTGCTCCCGGCCCAGGGCCACCCTCAGCTGGTCCTGCAGGAGTCGGTTCTGTTCCAGAAGGTCTGAGGCTTCCCTCTGGCTCTGCTCTAGCTGTTAgcaaaaagacacatatttttaagcaaaatgacaataaacaaaagcagcagcagagcaCAGGCCCACAGAGGCATGCATTTCTGACTCCAGCTAGACTTCCACTTGGAGTCCCCACACTTCAGGAGATGTGCTGATCTGCTCTCTACCTGCATCACTGGGAAGGTTCCAGCTTAAGCCGTCAGGCTCAGTGTCTTCTGGGGAACCAGGGGACTGgcttgcccccacccccacccccatcccaggcagccctgggcacCCACATAATTTCCACACTTGCCCACAGTTCCAACACGCAGGCCCCACACAGGTACTAAGTCCCACCTGCTCCCTGGGAAGCCCCATGAGGTCCTTCCATTGTCCTCAGCCACCCGCACAGGCCTGGTGGGCCTCCCCCAGCAGGCCTCACTCCAGGCCCTGCTATGGCTTCACCTGAAACTACTCCATCTGACTGGTTTTACATAATGGATTCCACATAGAGTTTTACTTGCAAGAAGGGTCCTCAAACAAGATGTAGAAACCCGTGAGTAAACTATTTCACACTTCTCTTGCTTTCAACAGCTTTAGAGTTACTCACTCatccacccacctcctcctcataGGTTTCCTGGGTGCCCTCTTGCCACTCAGCTGGGGCTGACTGGGACTGCCTGCCCCGTCCCCGGGCCGTGGTGAGCAGGCGCCGGTGTGCACGGGCAGCCAGGACCAGCTCCTCCCGGGGCGCGGCCAGGCTGTGCTGCGAGAGGGGGAAACCCAACTTCTAAACATTAAGGACAGGCTGCTATCTAGAACTACAAACTGATGAGCCAGCGTGTGGCCTGCAACTAGCTCATTTTGGTAGTTTTCAGCAGTGTGagtttgaaatgttattttatttcatcttgcttttattatcttattaatgGATATAGAAAATGAAGAAGTCCAAGTGTTGATGCAGTGATAACTGAGCCTCACAAATTTAATGAAACAGGAGGCACACCCGAGTGGCCAATCTTCAGCTTTAACGAGCTACTTATGTAAAAGAATGCATTTGAAATACACTGTTGGAGACTGTCCCTGAACAGACGGTTAAACATGTTGtttaacaaaaaccaaaatgctacacctccctggccctggggctgatGTGAACCCCTTGTTGAAGTTTTGCAGATTTGATTTCAGGATACACTTCCATGAGAACATCTCATGATACAACCTACGGCTGGAGCATTcatggctgtgccccagcccgagCCCAGATGTGAAGGTGACAGTTCGAGTCCTTCCTACAAAGCCTGCCCCACCCTGCTTCATGTCCTTAGCACCCAGGACCTAGCCTTTGCCTCCACTGCCTGCCACACACCCTCAGGTCTGTCCAAGGGCCACTGTCATAGCATTTGGGCTTATCCCTGTCTCCAGCTTCGATCTGTTCAACCCAGACTGCCCAGTGCAGATGGATACCTGATTCCCTCTTCTTAACAGGTAGAGCAAGCCCTGCCACCACACTCGCCTTGTGTCTGGCTCCTCTGTCCTTGAAAGGCCCTGATGATCTCTGCCCGAtgcccccacctgcaccccgCATCTCTCAGCATCTGCCTCGACTATAAGGACCCTCCATGTGTCTATCTACCTTACAGGTCTGCATGTCCCTCAAGGGGAAAGACAGTGTGGCCGAACCCCTCTGGCCATGGCTGGGCACAGCCAATGCACAGGAAAGGCTGCTACAGGGGAGCCCGCCCCAAGTCGTAGTTACCTCCTTCTCTAGCAGAGAGGTCAGCTCCTGGGCGGAGAGCCGGTCTCCTCCGTCCTCAGAGGAGGACAGGTGCAAGGGCATGATGGGCACCTGCTTTTCTTCCCGCAGAGGGGTGGTCTCCACCTGATGCCACCGCTGCTCAATCTCCACATGGACATTCTGTGTCTTGAGGTCGGGGGTCACAGGCAGCCCTGGACTCCGGTCCACCTCCATGCGTAGGGCCACATCCTCCGCGTCTGCCATCCCAAAGCGCTTGCGGCGCTCCTCCCGCCGTCTTGTGCGCTCCCGCTCAAGCTCGCCAGGCTCTGCCTCAGGGTGCCCAGGCTCGTAGGAATCGGGGGCTCCCATGGGGGGCCGCACGGCGCCAGCCCTCTCCTGAGCCAGGGCCTGCTGGATGGGGCGGAACTCAGCCCAGTCGAAGGTCTTGGAGCGGCCCTCCCGCCTCCGCTCTCGAGCGCGGCTCCTCTTCTGCTCAGGGTCCAGctcccctggctctgcctcttgctTCTCACTCGGCCTCGGGCAGGTGTCAAAAGAGGAGCTGCACTTGTTCTTTTCCTCTGGCAAGGAGCTGCAGGGCAGGAGGGTAAACACAGCCTTTGTTGGGGGCAGCTCTGGGGACCCCCCTGCCCACCAAAGGGCTGGCAAGGTGAGCTGCAGCCCAAGGCTCTGCTTGTACCACACCCCTGTTCTATCACACCCGCAGTTTCCAGGGATATCTCATTCCTATCCCTCCCTGCTGGCATTGCCGTTACCCCAAGCAACCCTTCTCGAACCTGATTCtaacaggaggaggagggatgagaGCTTCAGACACTCGGAGGTTTCTAGCATATTAGTACTAACAGGACTCCTTCACTGAAGGGTGCTGGACAGGGCGCATCCTGGCGGCCTGTCCCAGGGTGACGGAGCCTGTGGACTCCCACAGCCCACAGACAGGACGGGCTGGCCCACCCCACCCAGGGCCAATGCCGAGAGCGGCATCAGACTGTGCCATGGCACTGTCACCATCCAAATGTTTGGTGAGGCCACCTCTGTGCATGCCTGGACTAGGTGGTGGTGACAGAATGAAGGAGAACTAACCACTTCCCCAGAAGGGCTCAGAGGTTTTAATAAGTAGGTAACATGACCAGATCTGCATTTTATAAGCCCACTCTGGCTGCGGACATGACAGATGGATCAGAATGAAAGGCTGAGACCACCCATGGGCAAAGGAGACAGGTGGCCATAAGCCCATACCACGCAGTGGGCGAGGCTgctcagaggaggaaggaggagagaaggaaactgaggtggCAAGAGGCGTCAGGGACACGGGCCATGTAGGTTGTGCTCACAGCATGCCTGGTGCCCAGCAGCAGCCCAGGGCGGAGCTGGGTGTGTCTAAAGAACTCACACCTTTTCTCAGTCTACCCAAATCAAAGCTTCCTGGGCAGGCCTCGCCTTGGGCAGGAGAGAGCTGGGGATATTGCCAAAGGCAAATTTGCAAGGAGCAAATGGATTTGAGCAGAGGTTTCTGGACTCCACTGATAAGCCCCAAAGGCTGACCGGAGTGGTCCACAATCTCATCCAGGCCTTGGAAGGGAGCCAGAAGCCACCCAGGGATAGTGAGGGAAAGGGGGGAGCTCTAGGGAGCACATATGTTTAAATCGGGGCCATGGAGCCTGCAAAAGAGGCACATGAGGAAAAGATGAAGTGGCTGCCGTCATCCCCGGGGGCCACCTGTCCCAGCCTTGAGCTGGTGAAAACCATAGTGCTTTGGAGTGGTTGGATCTGCAAGCGTCTGGTTTAAGAGCACACTGACATTTGGATAAAAATGATCCAGAGCAGATCTTCCAACATCATCGAGCAGACAGCACTGGCTCAGGTTCCTGGTGGCAGGAAGTGCGGGATGACACACAAGTAGGCCGTACACAGCGACCCCCACGGAGTCCCGCCGGCTGCCCCTCAAGGCTTTTCTGGCCCTGAACGCCAGAAGCATCCTCCACTTCCCAGCCACAGACAACGAGGCCAGTAGCTTCTGAGAGTAATCCTGCTTTCATGCCTCACTTGGAGTTTGTCTTACAGCACTAAGAATATTCACATTTTCCTCAAATAATGAAAGCCAACACAGAGGAAGAACAAAGGGTGAAAACAACTGGCACTCTCCTAACTTATTAAGACTTACTAGCTTATGAAGTAAATCTAGCAGGAAGATAACTGCCTGGTCAACTTTTGTACAAAAACAAATCCGTGGTCTCTTCATTCACCCCCTGGTCAGCAGTCCCTGCGTGCAGGGAAGCGGGCACTGGAGCAAGG
Encoded proteins:
- the MPRIP gene encoding myosin phosphatase Rho-interacting protein isoform X6, encoding MNQCTDVVDGEGRTGQRFSLCILTPEKEHFIRAETKEIVSGWLEMLMVYPRTNKQNQKKKRKVEPPTPQEPGPAKVAVTSSSSSSSSSSSSSSSSIPSAEKVPTTKSTLWQEEMRAKDQPDGSSLSPAQSPGQGQPPATSSLREPGLENKEEESAMSSDRMDYGRKVRVESGYFSLEKTKQDLKAEEQQLPPPLSPPSPGTPSNRRSQVIEKFEALDIEKAEHMETNLSAGTSPSGDTRQGRSEKRAFPRKRDVTSEAPTPLLSDASAPPLSPHRRAKSLDRRSTEPSMTPDLLNFKKGWLTKQYEDGQWKKHWFVLADQSLRYYRDSVAEEASDLDGEIDLSTCYDVTEYPVQRNYGFQIHTKDGEFTLSAMTSGIRRNWIQTIMKHVHPATTPDVTSSLPEEKNKCSSSFDTCPRPSEKQEAEPGELDPEQKRSRARERRREGRSKTFDWAEFRPIQQALAQERAGAVRPPMGAPDSYEPGHPEAEPGELERERTRRREERRKRFGMADAEDVALRMEVDRSPGLPVTPDLKTQNVHVEIEQRWHQVETTPLREEKQVPIMPLHLSSSEDGGDRLSAQELTSLLEKELEQSQREASDLLEQNRLLQDQLRVALGREQSAREGYVLQTEVATSPSGAWQRLHRVNQDLQSELEAQCQRQELITHQIQTLKRSYGEAKDAIRHHEAEIRSLQTRLSNAAAELVIKEQALAKLKGDLKREQGRVREQLEERQHSEAALSGQLRASEQKLKSAEALLLEKTQELRDLETQQALQQDRQKEVQRLQERITDLSQQLSASEQAQRLMEEKLQRNYELLLESYEKEKQVLLQNLKEVEDKASTYEDQLQGHAQHVGALQKEKLSATFEGSEQVHQLEEQLAARESSIRRLTEHVQSLCDERDLLRQQFQELTERVTASDGDMAELQEKLRGREADCQSLERSYQRVSSQLQSMHVLLKEKEEELEHIKEVHEKVLEKKDQDLNEALVKMVVLGSSLEETEIKLQAKEEILRKFANESSKDMEEPQNAPDETEEDGISLLGQQLQAIGAPLGSPHARLEEDGLGEGYGDGSPGGEENMLPPKLVEVPDREGHLQSTARPDQGAHGVKRQRIRFSTIQCQRYVHPEGSEKTWTSSTSSDTSQDRSPSEESMSSEAAPSALPATGDSEMYLSIIHSLETKLYVTEEKLKDVTIRLESQQGQSQEALLALHHQWAGTEAQLREQLHASLLQVSALTSQLEQERQERARRVEGHVGELGNFQVKNSQALTCLENCREQLRSLPRASQEDEQDARAASLASMESALVSAIQALRHRPAPADSGAHAQVEEGSSVENGVPAPQRQPSQPELTEQEQVRLLSDQIALEASLISQIADSLKNTTSDISHVLHEISQSGKLLLESEGATASTGAPADAWAKKVLVDGEFWSQVEFLRKHLGTLGGEAVDASGGGQQTVPQGLAPVLADATWVRAELSFAAQSVRESLHRRLQSVQETLQGTQTALQQHKHLLRELLGAYKTPDFERVMQQVSESLRLPAGGEDGAPTSWALSSSGDVLSQDSNGSQEPFHSFDQSSGSLVAIQEELAQQLKEKARVLEEIAAALPSLPPVQSLRDCQKLLQASQNLSHVTCLGGLGQYSSLLVQDAIIQAQVCYAACKIRLEYEKELQFYKESWLIRGASCLEQAQAIRVLREEYKELLRKQKSEYLDVITIIESENAELKAKVAQLDQQQKRLEEAESKHSENMFALRGRYEEEIRCVVEQLNRTENTLQAERSRVLSQLDASVKDRQDMERHHVAQMQTLEDRFQLKIKELQTIHEEELRTLQEHYSQNLRYLQETLCLYQGQHPKALSAPSSCRQATEGEAESTTGLRERIQELEAQMDIMREELGHKDLEGDTATLREKYQRDFENLKATCERGFAAMEETHQKKIEDLQRQHQRELEKLREEKDRLLAEETAATISAIEAMKNAHREEMERELEKSQRSQISSINSDIEALRRQYLEELQSVKRELEVLSEQYSQKCLENAHLAQALEAERQALRQCQRENQELNAHNQELNNRLAAEITRLRTLLTGDGGGEPAGSPLTQGKDAYELEVLLRVKESEIQYLKQEISSLKDELQTALRDKKYASDKYKDIYTELSIAKAKADCDISRLKEQLKAATEALGEKSPESAAVSGYDIMKSKSNPDFLKKDRSCVARQLRNIRSKSLKEGLTVQERLKLFESRDLEKD
- the MPRIP gene encoding myosin phosphatase Rho-interacting protein isoform X4; the encoded protein is MSAAKENPCRKFQANIFNKSKCQNCFKPRESHLLNDEDLTQAKPIYGGWLLLAPDGTDFDNPVHRSRKWQRRFFILYEHGLLRYALDEMPTTLPQGTINMNQCTDVVDGEGRTGQRFSLCILTPEKEHFIRAETKEIVSGWLEMLMVYPRTNKQNQKKKRKVEPPTPQEPGPAKVAVTSSSSSSSSSSSSSSSSIPSAEKVPTTKSTLWQEEMRAKDQPDGSSLSPAQSPGQGQPPATSSLREPGLENKEEESAMSSDRMDYGRKVRVESGYFSLEKTKQDLKAEEQQLPPPLSPPSPGTPSNRRSQVIEKFEALDIEKAEHMETNLSAGTSPSGDTRQGRSEKRAFPRKRDVTSEAPTPLLSDASAPPLSPHRRAKSLDRRSTEPSMTPDLLNFKKGWLTKQYEDGQWKKHWFVLADQSLRYYRDSVAEEASDLDGEIDLSTCYDVTEYPVQRNYGFQIHTKDGEFTLSAMTSGIRRNWIQTIMKHVHPATTPDVTSSLPEEKNKCSSSFDTCPRPSEKQEAEPGELDPEQKRSRARERRREGRSKTFDWAEFRPIQQALAQERAGAVRPPMGAPDSYEPGHPEAEPGELERERTRRREERRKRFGMADAEDVALRMEVDRSPGLPVTPDLKTQNVHVEIEQRWHQVETTPLREEKQVPIMPLHLSSSEDGGDRLSAQELTSLLEKELEQSQREASDLLEQNRLLQDQLRVALGREQSAREGYVLQTEVATSPSGAWQRLHRVNQDLQSELEAQCQRQELITHQIQTLKRSYGEAKDAIRHHEAEIRSLQTRLSNAAAELVIKEQALAKLKGDLKREQGRVREQLEERQHSEAALSGQLRASEQKLKSAEALLLEKTQELRDLETQQALQQDRQKEVQRLQERITDLSQQLSASEQAQRLMEEKLQRNYELLLESYEKEKQVLLQNLKEVEDKASTYEDQLQGHAQHVGALQKEKLSATFEGSEQVHQLEEQLAARESSIRRLTEHVQSLCDERDLLRQQFQELTERVTASDGDMAELQEKLRGREADCQSLERSYQRVSSQLQSMHVLLKEKEEELEHIKEVHEKVLEKKDQDLNEALVKMVVLGSSLEETEIKLQAKEEILRKFANESSKDMEEPQNAPDETEEDGISLLGQQLQAIGAPLGSPHARLEEDGLGEGYGDGSPGGEENMLPPKLVEVPDREGHLQSTARPDQGAHGVKRQRIRFSTIQCQRYVHPEGSEKTWTSSTSSDTSQDRSPSEESMSSEAAPSALPATGDSEMYLSIIHSLETKLYVTEEKLKDVTIRLESQQGQSQEALLALHHQWAGTEAQLREQLHASLLQVSALTSQLEQERQERARRVEGHVGELGNFQVKNSQALTCLENCREQLRSLPRASQEDEQDARAASLASMESALVSAIQALRHRPAPADSGAHAQVEEGSSVENGVPAPQRQPSQPELTEQEQVRLLSDQIALEASLISQIADSLKNTTSDISHVLHEISQSGKLLLESEGATASTGAPADAWAKKVLVDGEFWSQVEFLRKHLGTLGGEAVDASGGGQQTVPQGLAPVLADATWVRAELSFAAQSVRESLHRRLQSVQETLQGTQTALQQHKHLLRELLGAYKTPDFERVMQQVSESLRLPAGGEDGAPTSWALSSSGDVLSQDSNGSQEPFHSFDQSSGSLVAIQEELAQQLKEKARVLEEIAAALPSLPPVQSLRDCQKLLQASQNLSHVTCLGGLGQYSSLLVQDAIIQAQVCYAACKIRLEYEKELQFYKESWLIRGASCLEQAQAIRVLREEYKELLRKQKSEYLDVITIIESENAELKAKVAQLDQQQKRLEEAESKHSENMFALRGRYEEEIRCVVEQLNRTENTLQAERSRVLSQLDASVKDRQDMERHHVAQMQTLEDRFQLKIKELQTIHEEELRTLQEHYSQNLRYLQETLCLYQGQHPKALSAPSSCRQATEGEAESTTGLRERIQELEAQMDIMREELGHKDLEGDTATLREKYQRDFENLKATCERGFAAMEETHQKKIEDLQRQHQRELEKLREEKDRLLAEETAATISAIEAMKNAHREEMERELEKSQRSQISSINSDIEALRRQYLEELQSVKRELEVLSEQYSQKCLENAHLAQALEAERQALRQCQRENQELNAHNQELNNRLAAEITRLRTLLTGDGGGEPAGSPLTQGKDAYELEVLLRVKESEIQYLKQEISSLKDELQTALRDKKYASDKYKDIYTELSIAKAKADCDISRLKEQLKAATEALGEKSPESAAVSGYDIMKSKSNPDFLKKDRSCVARQLRNIRSKSVIEQVSWDN